One Tolypothrix bouteillei VB521301 DNA window includes the following coding sequences:
- a CDS encoding KamA family radical SAM protein — MTNTSINEVPKNFPTARDWKEELIESLKLSHHVEDWLPLSPDERDRVANAKHSFPMMVPQGYADLINWQNPNDPLRLLLLPSEGEQDESGSFDTSGEELSTIIQGLQHKYNQTAVLIVTQACAGHCRYCFRRRLMSRDVLTKETIEDLQEALAYITEHPEIDNVLLSGGDPMITSTRRLANLLGAIAQIPHIWQIRISTKLPAFLPSRFTTDPELLDVLYQYKSRFQIIIQCHFDHPREISTTTICALENLQKAGCLLTSQIALMKGINDSPETLTELFKQLHRHSVIPQYIFHPRPVKHATHFQLPIVEGMHLIETVRQQCSGPVKRFRYILTHENGKLELVGILPGSPIQLVAKWQQVRRGLENSGVILLPIDEQTYWLEETRPVSSDQ; from the coding sequence TTCCTACAGCCAGAGATTGGAAGGAGGAATTAATTGAAAGTTTAAAACTATCCCATCACGTAGAAGACTGGTTACCTTTATCCCCAGATGAGCGCGATCGCGTAGCTAACGCAAAGCATAGCTTTCCCATGATGGTTCCCCAAGGTTATGCAGATCTTATAAATTGGCAAAACCCCAACGATCCCCTGCGTTTGCTGCTGTTACCTTCAGAAGGCGAGCAAGATGAATCTGGCAGCTTTGATACGAGTGGAGAAGAACTGTCCACGATCATACAAGGTTTGCAGCACAAGTACAACCAAACAGCAGTGTTAATTGTAACTCAAGCTTGTGCGGGACATTGCCGCTACTGTTTTCGACGGCGGTTGATGAGCCGTGATGTATTGACAAAAGAGACAATTGAGGATTTGCAAGAAGCGCTGGCTTATATCACCGAACATCCAGAAATAGACAACGTGCTTCTCTCAGGTGGCGACCCCATGATTACCAGCACTCGCCGTCTGGCTAATCTTTTAGGTGCGATCGCACAAATTCCGCACATTTGGCAAATTCGCATCAGTACCAAACTCCCCGCTTTCTTACCCAGTCGCTTTACCACCGATCCAGAATTGTTAGATGTTTTGTATCAATATAAATCTCGATTTCAAATCATCATTCAATGCCATTTTGACCATCCCCGTGAAATCTCCACAACAACAATTTGCGCCTTAGAGAACCTGCAAAAAGCTGGTTGTTTGCTGACTTCTCAAATTGCTTTAATGAAAGGAATTAACGACTCTCCAGAGACTTTAACGGAACTTTTCAAACAACTCCACCGCCATAGCGTCATTCCTCAATATATCTTTCACCCACGTCCCGTCAAGCATGCAACTCACTTTCAACTGCCCATAGTAGAAGGAATGCACTTAATAGAAACAGTTCGCCAACAGTGCAGTGGACCTGTCAAACGCTTTCGCTACATCTTAACTCATGAAAACGGCAAACTAGAACTCGTAGGGATTCTTCCGGGTTCACCCATACAGTTAGTTGCTAAATGGCAACAAGTGCGGCGGGGATTAGAGAACTCTGGAGTGATATTATTACCAATTGACGAGCAAACCTATTGGCTTGAAGAAACAAGACCAGTGAGCAGCGACCAGTGA